The Longimicrobiaceae bacterium genome contains a region encoding:
- a CDS encoding phosphopantetheine-binding protein → LRASRTGISPAEGAEAFARILGHGAGPQVAVCTRDLAALVERTRRFTREEMVEALQQRQGAASAHPRPEVSTPYEAPRSELEETLTELFQRALGIEPVGIHDHFFEMGGDSLVATQFLAAVNERFQVELPLRVLFEAPTPAQLAAAIVQRQVDALDEDLLAQMLADL, encoded by the coding sequence CTCCGCGCCTCCCGCACCGGGATCTCCCCCGCCGAGGGGGCGGAGGCGTTCGCGCGCATCCTGGGGCACGGCGCCGGGCCGCAGGTGGCGGTCTGCACGCGGGACCTGGCCGCGCTCGTGGAGCGCACGCGGCGCTTCACCCGCGAGGAGATGGTGGAGGCGCTCCAGCAGCGGCAGGGAGCGGCGTCCGCGCACCCCCGTCCCGAGGTCTCCACCCCCTACGAGGCGCCGCGCAGCGAGCTGGAGGAGACGCTCACGGAGCTCTTCCAGCGGGCGCTGGGGATCGAGCCGGTGGGCATCCACGACCACTTCTTCGAGATGGGGGGGGACTCGCTGGTGGCGACGCAGTTCCTCGCGGCGGTGAACGAGAGGTTCCAGGTGGAGCTTCCGCTCCGGGTCCTCTTCGAGGCGCCCACGCCCGCCCAGCTCGCCGCCGCCATCGTGCAGCGGCAGGTGGACGCGCTCGACGAGGACCTTCTGGCCCAGATGCTCGCAGACCTCTGA